One Bacteroidota bacterium genomic window carries:
- a CDS encoding peptidase domain-containing ABC transporter — protein MKKRIASFPFIKQPGMMECGTTSLAIIFKYYGYYDIRAFLTEKAGITSEGVDLYTLSELAEGFGFETEGYKLEYKLLGQVHLPAIAHYDGNHFVVVYKHTAEKVWISDPAIGKYTLSREEFNARWNGVVLVLNPTSEIFKHNELTELAEEYRHKRKSILTKYYLPALLTSRKYLVPVLLGTLVLQFLGLALPFFTQTIIDQVLVNNNLKLLYAILVGMIAIFLSQVVLTYGRNILLTQFKVNFERSFFSRFFDHFIHLKISYFDSHKREDFINRFQENLRIRAALNPSILQGFIDSAFVVIYLLVLFFYSMPLALLSLGFVVVYIVLTMVYTPRLKNLENRIFGEDLKTMGQFLDTLLGMQTVRLLGIEKLKFWKWKNQYTKALNKVLQTEKTYISLSTLLSATFYLSQAFIYWYGAYLTFNSQLTIGQYVGFVTIFTIVIHALSRITQIWFILTELSVSFDRLNDILIQEEADFSFENKVRVKNLFPVRFKKVSFRYREQDENYALRHIDVEIPQGSFVGIVGRNGSGKSTFVKLLCKLYDNYEGEIRLHNTELRHVMRTQLRKNIAMVPQDIFLFKGTIFENIQLGNPDATEEEILEAAKAADLSDFIDGLYLGYNTMIGDSGSNLSGGQRNKIALARLFVANPEIIVIDEASSALDIETEKRIMDKLKEKFKGKTIISVAHRIHTLRNADLILVFDKGAIVEQGSHADLIAQKGLYASFIETYIHY, from the coding sequence TTGAAAAAACGTATTGCCTCTTTCCCATTTATCAAACAACCTGGCATGATGGAGTGCGGAACTACCTCACTTGCCATCATTTTTAAGTATTATGGATACTACGACATACGGGCATTTTTAACCGAAAAGGCTGGAATAACCAGCGAAGGTGTCGATCTATATACACTCAGTGAGTTAGCCGAAGGATTTGGTTTCGAAACAGAAGGATACAAACTGGAATACAAGCTTTTGGGCCAGGTGCATTTGCCTGCTATTGCCCATTACGATGGCAACCATTTTGTGGTAGTTTACAAGCACACAGCGGAAAAAGTCTGGATTTCTGATCCGGCCATTGGCAAATACACACTTAGCCGCGAAGAGTTTAATGCCCGGTGGAATGGGGTGGTGTTGGTGCTTAATCCTACTTCCGAAATTTTCAAGCACAACGAGCTTACTGAACTGGCAGAAGAATACCGCCATAAGCGAAAAAGTATTCTTACTAAATACTATTTACCTGCACTGCTTACCTCTCGAAAGTACCTGGTTCCTGTTTTGCTTGGCACCCTGGTGCTGCAATTTCTCGGACTGGCCCTGCCCTTTTTCACCCAAACCATCATCGATCAGGTTCTGGTAAACAACAACCTAAAATTGCTTTATGCCATTCTGGTCGGTATGATTGCCATATTTTTAAGTCAGGTGGTACTTACCTATGGTCGGAATATCTTGCTTACCCAGTTTAAAGTAAACTTCGAACGTTCCTTTTTCAGTCGTTTTTTCGACCATTTCATTCACCTCAAGATAAGTTATTTCGATAGCCACAAGCGCGAGGATTTTATCAACCGTTTTCAGGAGAATCTTCGCATACGCGCCGCGTTGAACCCTTCTATATTGCAAGGGTTTATCGACTCGGCCTTTGTGGTGATTTACCTCCTTGTTTTGTTTTTTTACAGTATGCCGCTTGCCTTGCTGTCGCTGGGTTTTGTAGTGGTATATATTGTACTTACCATGGTGTATACTCCCCGACTGAAAAACCTTGAAAACCGTATTTTTGGCGAAGACCTAAAAACCATGGGGCAATTCTTAGATACCCTATTAGGAATGCAAACCGTGCGATTGCTGGGAATCGAAAAGCTTAAATTCTGGAAATGGAAAAACCAATACACCAAAGCCCTGAATAAGGTTTTACAAACAGAGAAGACCTACATCAGCCTGTCTACCTTGCTGAGCGCAACCTTTTACCTGAGTCAGGCTTTTATCTATTGGTATGGCGCCTATCTCACTTTTAACAGCCAGCTTACAATAGGTCAATACGTTGGTTTTGTTACCATTTTTACCATTGTTATTCATGCACTTTCGCGCATTACCCAAATTTGGTTCATTCTTACCGAGCTTTCAGTAAGTTTCGACCGTTTAAATGATATTCTGATACAGGAAGAAGCTGACTTTAGCTTCGAAAATAAAGTGAGAGTAAAAAATCTCTTCCCGGTACGTTTCAAAAAGGTATCGTTCCGATACCGAGAACAGGATGAAAATTATGCTCTTCGTCACATTGATGTGGAAATACCACAGGGTAGCTTTGTGGGAATTGTGGGCCGCAATGGCTCCGGCAAATCGACTTTTGTAAAACTTCTGTGCAAGCTTTACGATAATTATGAGGGTGAAATTCGTCTGCACAATACCGAACTGCGTCATGTGATGCGCACCCAATTGCGAAAAAACATTGCCATGGTGCCACAGGATATTTTTCTGTTTAAAGGAACTATATTCGAAAATATTCAATTAGGAAATCCCGATGCCACAGAGGAAGAAATTCTTGAAGCTGCAAAAGCGGCCGATTTAAGTGATTTTATCGACGGCCTTTACCTTGGCTATAATACCATGATTGGTGACAGTGGTTCGAATTTATCTGGCGGACAACGCAATAAAATTGCCCTGGCCCGCTTGTTTGTCGCCAATCCCGAAATTATTGTTATCGATGAGGCCAGCAGTGCATTGGATATCGAAACAGAAAAGCGCATTATGGATAAACTGAAGGAAAAGTTTAAAGGAAAAACTATCATTTCAGTTGCCCATCGAATCCATACCCTGCGAAATGCCGATCTGATTTTGGTATTCGACAAGGGCGCCATTGTCGAACAAGGAAGCCATGCGGATTTGATAGCCCAAAAGGGGCTCTATGCGTCCTTTATAGAAACCTATATCCATTACTGA
- a CDS encoding tetratricopeptide repeat-containing sensor histidine kinase yields MKRFVQFFFFTILLLTITYSAAQDMKKSDSLISIYHQQVSERQEVDPLVIYEIARNHNNPDTILYYAQALIEQTKKLKDKRLYLFRGYYYSGIANKLKGSYDRALSDFYDGADVARHIDCQTCLAATYVAIGNVFSVSQSPGNAIAYYKKAIELSLASRDSLFIASTSLSAGNEYLIIDKLDSANYHFTEAYKIFSKLNNEVGVAYSLGNIGKIYTLKREFGFAEKNIMRAITILEKYHDSYALSIYYGYLSEIYKARRDVPTALNYAHISLNIAEGAGLLPQIRDAYQVLTELYAMAGKLDKAFECQTNYIDTRDSINNEATIRKMADLRTEYEVAQKQAEVDLLQKKRQNQRIMLSALIMVLVFTFGLFFIFYTHSNKRKKLAVKLVQRQKELQEQHDELEKANKTKDRFFSIISHDLRGPINVLNGTTLLIRDFLNSKNYDELEELTSNMEYSVKKVQNLLDNLLEWAVSQQGEFPCKPETLDLEEICDEVLNIFIAMAATKSINLTYEIKSDARYLYADRNSLMTILRNLVSNALKFTDKNGSVSILATISNGMHCLSVSDTGVGIEPEKQENLFKLNETKSTWGTSKEKGLGIGLSLVHEFVKMNKGTISVDSTLGEGSVFTVYFSTNGHGELNNKKSPKSKLFKSIKQKVT; encoded by the coding sequence ATGAAACGTTTTGTGCAATTTTTCTTTTTTACAATTCTACTTCTTACCATTACTTATTCGGCTGCCCAGGATATGAAGAAATCCGACAGCCTGATTTCTATTTACCATCAACAAGTAAGTGAGAGGCAAGAAGTAGATCCCCTTGTGATCTATGAAATAGCACGAAATCACAACAACCCCGACACCATTTTATATTACGCCCAAGCCCTGATTGAACAAACAAAAAAATTAAAGGATAAACGCCTTTATTTGTTTCGTGGCTATTATTATTCTGGCATTGCCAATAAACTAAAAGGAAGCTATGACAGGGCACTTTCCGATTTTTACGATGGTGCTGATGTAGCACGCCATATCGATTGTCAAACATGCCTGGCAGCCACCTATGTAGCCATTGGCAATGTGTTTTCGGTATCGCAAAGTCCGGGCAATGCCATTGCCTATTACAAAAAAGCCATCGAATTGTCTTTAGCTTCCAGAGATTCGCTTTTTATTGCCAGTACTTCGCTTAGTGCCGGAAATGAATACCTGATTATAGACAAGCTCGATTCGGCTAATTATCATTTCACCGAAGCCTACAAAATTTTTTCTAAATTGAATAACGAAGTGGGCGTGGCTTATTCATTGGGTAATATCGGAAAGATTTACACCCTAAAAAGGGAATTTGGGTTTGCAGAGAAAAACATCATGCGGGCAATTACTATTCTTGAAAAGTATCACGACAGCTATGCCCTGTCTATTTACTACGGTTACCTTTCCGAAATATACAAAGCCCGTCGCGATGTACCCACGGCACTTAATTATGCCCATATCTCGCTTAACATTGCCGAAGGAGCAGGCTTATTGCCTCAGATACGCGATGCATACCAGGTACTTACAGAGTTGTATGCGATGGCCGGGAAACTCGACAAAGCCTTCGAATGCCAGACTAATTATATCGATACCCGCGACAGTATTAATAACGAAGCTACCATTCGTAAAATGGCCGATTTGCGCACCGAATACGAAGTGGCTCAGAAACAGGCCGAGGTAGACTTATTGCAGAAAAAAAGGCAAAACCAGCGAATAATGCTCTCGGCTTTAATTATGGTACTGGTGTTTACTTTCGGATTGTTTTTTATTTTCTACACGCATTCCAACAAGCGTAAGAAATTGGCTGTTAAATTGGTGCAACGCCAAAAAGAGCTTCAGGAACAGCACGATGAGCTAGAAAAAGCCAACAAAACAAAAGACCGTTTTTTCTCCATTATTTCTCACGACTTGCGTGGACCTATCAATGTATTAAATGGCACTACCCTTCTCATTCGCGATTTTCTGAATTCGAAAAACTACGACGAACTCGAAGAATTGACCTCCAACATGGAATATTCTGTAAAGAAAGTACAGAACCTTCTTGATAATTTACTAGAATGGGCTGTGAGCCAGCAGGGTGAATTTCCCTGTAAGCCTGAGACCCTCGACCTGGAAGAAATCTGCGACGAAGTGTTGAACATTTTTATTGCCATGGCGGCCACAAAAAGTATTAATCTTACTTATGAGATTAAGTCAGATGCCCGCTACCTCTATGCCGACCGCAACAGCCTGATGACCATATTGCGCAACCTTGTAAGCAATGCCCTAAAATTTACCGATAAAAATGGATCGGTTAGCATACTGGCCACGATAAGCAATGGCATGCATTGTCTTTCAGTGAGTGATACAGGGGTTGGTATTGAGCCCGAAAAACAAGAAAACCTTTTTAAGCTGAACGAAACAAAAAGTACCTGGGGAACCTCCAAAGAAAAAGGACTTGGCATTGGATTGAGCCTGGTGCATGAATTCGTAAAAATGAACAAGGGCACTATTTCGGTGGATAGCACCCTTGGTGAAGGTTCAGTATTCACTGTATATTTTTCAACGAATGGCCATGGCGAACTCAACAATAAGAAAAGCCCCAAATCGAAGCTGTTTAAATCCATCAAGCAGAAAGTAACTTAA
- a CDS encoding 1-acyl-sn-glycerol-3-phosphate acyltransferase translates to MFRTIFYFLYQPYKWLVFLPLAFLLTLLFGVLAVVFSLSINQKTGSFIGGAIWSRVLCFLTPVTVKVLGKENIDPGQSYIITPNHQSMYDIFVLYGWIGIDIRWMMKKELRRVPGVGFGSEKVGHIFLDRSNQRAALQSLSEAKQKLQGGTSVVIFPEGTRGNGQDLLAFKRGAFKLAIDLQLPILPVSIIGTNKILGAKAKFDIFPGRAVIQIHPPVDIAPYSDKNIQILMNLVQQTLAKQSKDTARD, encoded by the coding sequence ATGTTTCGTACCATCTTTTATTTTCTTTATCAACCCTATAAATGGCTGGTGTTTCTTCCGCTGGCTTTTTTACTTACCCTTCTTTTTGGAGTGTTGGCTGTGGTGTTCTCATTGTCAATTAACCAAAAAACCGGAAGTTTTATTGGCGGGGCCATATGGTCGCGTGTATTGTGCTTTTTAACCCCTGTAACTGTAAAAGTACTTGGTAAGGAAAACATTGACCCGGGGCAATCGTACATCATTACGCCGAATCACCAGAGTATGTACGATATTTTTGTGCTTTATGGCTGGATAGGCATCGACATTCGCTGGATGATGAAAAAAGAATTAAGAAGAGTGCCCGGTGTGGGTTTTGGCAGTGAAAAAGTGGGACACATTTTCTTAGACCGATCGAATCAACGTGCTGCCCTTCAAAGTTTAAGCGAAGCAAAACAGAAACTGCAAGGGGGTACTTCTGTGGTAATTTTTCCGGAAGGAACCAGAGGTAATGGGCAAGACCTTCTGGCCTTTAAGCGTGGGGCTTTTAAGTTAGCGATTGACCTTCAGCTGCCCATTCTCCCGGTTTCAATCATTGGAACCAATAAAATTTTGGGTGCCAAAGCTAAATTCGATATTTTTCCAGGACGCGCCGTGATCCAGATTCACCCTCCTGTCGATATTGCACCCTATTCTGATAAAAATATCCAGATCCTTATGAACCTTGTGCAACAGACCCTTGCAAAGCAATCCAAAGACACCGCCCGGGATTAA
- the pbpC gene encoding penicillin-binding protein 1C: MPIFLRRFLSFIATLFLLFLILNSLFPLRVQVSYSPIIMARDSSMLHAYLSNDEKWRMQILSEEITPELKKAFLWKEDRFFYWHPGINPVSVVRATFNNLRKGKRTSGASTIGMQVVRLLNPKSRTYKNKMLEMFRALQLDWKFSKQEILSLYLNLVPYGGNIEGVKAASILYFGKQPNHLSTGEIATLTIVPNRPVSLQLGLHENRLFEERNKWLQRYLSAGIFDSAALADAIAEPIGAFRRPVPKKAPHLSYRLKHKSGTTLIYSSINAEMQATCESLVSNYVKALYFKNIKNAMALVVDNQSRQVLAYVGSAGFNNADDGGQVDGIRALRSPGSTLKPLVYALAFDAGLVTPKTIVNDVPVSFSGYEPENYDGSYYGPVSIEKALAASLNVPAIKVLAELKTEVFFKGLQQAGFLHIENSLPDLGLSAALGGCGATLEQLAGLYCTFANGGLFAPLNYQVSDNYSDTIRIVSEISAYMISEILSQLERPDLPLEWENSVNMPKIAWKTGTSYGRKDAWSIGYNKRFTVAVWAGNFSSVGVPHLSGSEIASPLLFRIFNAIDKNSRNEWIAMPENINYRYVCSQSGNLPDFFCNEQVLDFYIPGVSDNTLCRHLKKVLINSDSTVSYCTHCCPEFGYAEAYYPNLTPEIISHYTEAQVPFKRIPEHNSECEQFLSGLKPLITSPVKNNTYYINENDNNEIPLRCEASNDVSRVYWYINQKFYLEAARDELVFFVPEEGVNVISCSDDKGRNASISIKVVFSDL, encoded by the coding sequence ATACCCATCTTTCTCAGAAGATTTTTAAGCTTTATTGCGACTTTGTTTTTGCTTTTTCTAATATTGAATAGCTTATTCCCGCTTCGTGTACAGGTCTCGTACTCACCCATAATCATGGCCCGCGATAGCAGCATGTTGCATGCCTATCTGAGCAACGACGAAAAATGGCGCATGCAAATTCTCTCAGAAGAGATTACCCCGGAGCTAAAGAAAGCTTTTTTGTGGAAGGAAGACCGCTTTTTTTACTGGCATCCGGGTATCAATCCGGTATCTGTAGTGAGAGCAACATTCAATAACCTTCGAAAGGGAAAACGTACCTCCGGGGCATCAACCATAGGCATGCAGGTAGTGCGTTTGCTGAATCCTAAATCACGTACATACAAAAACAAAATGCTGGAAATGTTCAGGGCCCTTCAGCTTGATTGGAAATTTTCGAAACAGGAAATTCTTTCACTCTACCTAAACCTGGTACCCTATGGGGGGAACATCGAAGGAGTCAAAGCCGCCTCGATACTTTATTTTGGCAAACAACCTAACCACCTGAGCACGGGCGAAATTGCCACCCTCACCATTGTGCCAAACCGGCCTGTGAGTTTACAGCTTGGTTTGCATGAAAACAGATTGTTCGAAGAGAGAAACAAATGGCTTCAGCGTTATCTTTCGGCCGGTATTTTCGATAGTGCTGCATTGGCCGATGCCATTGCCGAACCCATTGGGGCTTTTCGAAGACCGGTTCCAAAGAAGGCCCCACACCTATCGTACCGATTGAAGCATAAATCAGGAACTACCCTTATCTATTCCTCCATCAATGCTGAAATGCAGGCAACCTGCGAATCGCTGGTTAGTAATTATGTGAAAGCTTTATACTTTAAAAACATTAAAAATGCCATGGCCCTTGTTGTCGATAATCAATCCCGACAAGTACTGGCTTATGTGGGATCGGCCGGGTTTAACAATGCCGACGATGGTGGGCAGGTCGATGGGATCAGGGCTCTGCGTTCGCCGGGCAGTACTTTAAAGCCACTCGTGTATGCTCTTGCATTCGATGCCGGTCTGGTAACTCCCAAAACTATCGTAAACGATGTGCCTGTAAGTTTCTCGGGTTATGAACCAGAGAATTACGATGGCAGTTATTACGGACCAGTGAGCATCGAAAAGGCGCTTGCAGCATCGCTTAATGTTCCTGCCATTAAGGTACTTGCCGAACTGAAAACAGAAGTATTCTTTAAAGGCTTGCAGCAAGCAGGCTTTTTGCACATCGAAAATTCATTGCCTGATCTGGGCTTGTCTGCAGCCTTGGGCGGTTGCGGTGCCACGCTCGAACAATTGGCCGGCCTCTATTGTACCTTTGCCAATGGAGGCCTCTTTGCCCCACTGAACTACCAGGTTTCAGACAATTATTCCGATACCATCCGTATTGTTTCGGAGATATCGGCTTATATGATTTCAGAAATCTTGTCGCAACTGGAGCGACCTGACTTGCCATTGGAATGGGAAAACAGTGTGAATATGCCCAAAATTGCCTGGAAAACAGGAACCTCATACGGACGAAAAGATGCATGGAGCATTGGTTACAACAAGCGGTTTACTGTTGCAGTTTGGGCAGGCAACTTCTCATCTGTAGGTGTGCCTCATTTAAGCGGTTCTGAAATTGCTTCTCCTTTGCTATTCAGAATTTTTAATGCCATTGATAAAAACAGCCGGAATGAATGGATTGCGATGCCCGAAAATATTAATTACAGGTACGTGTGTTCGCAGTCAGGAAATTTGCCCGATTTTTTTTGTAACGAACAGGTTCTTGATTTTTACATCCCGGGGGTATCGGACAATACTCTTTGCCGGCACCTTAAAAAAGTATTGATTAATAGCGACTCAACAGTTTCTTATTGTACGCATTGTTGCCCTGAATTTGGTTACGCCGAAGCTTACTATCCCAATCTTACTCCGGAAATTATCAGCCATTATACTGAGGCTCAGGTTCCGTTCAAAAGGATTCCGGAACATAATAGCGAGTGTGAACAGTTTCTTTCTGGATTAAAGCCGCTGATAACCTCGCCGGTGAAAAACAATACCTACTATATAAATGAAAACGATAACAACGAAATACCCTTAAGGTGCGAAGCATCCAATGATGTGAGCAGGGTTTATTGGTATATCAATCAAAAATTCTATCTCGAAGCTGCCCGCGACGAGCTTGTATTCTTTGTGCCGGAAGAGGGTGTCAATGTCATTAGCTGTTCCGACGACAAGGGCCGAAATGCTTCCATCAGCATAAAGGTGGTGTTTTCAGATTTGTAA